One stretch of Punica granatum isolate Tunisia-2019 chromosome 5, ASM765513v2, whole genome shotgun sequence DNA includes these proteins:
- the LOC116209127 gene encoding uncharacterized protein LOC116209127 gives MQRLRQYTLYHTIRLLSKADPLKYLLDSPSSMRNIAKWCRQLTEYNIEYVPRTSVKGQAITDHLAEFPIEDDALVNPDFLDEGVLQVDEEEDGIAWKMYFDGVVNSTGSGFSAVLISQNGRYYPIAAKIDFPCTNNVAKYKACILALQAAIDFKVKELEVFGDSMLPIFQTLGQWKTKDAKLVPYHEYLEELAENFKKISFTYTPQIKNQFADALATLASMVSITKENLIEPLEIEITKGSAHCDAIEVTDKRPWYEDIKECLRTGQYSAFANRRDRKALRRLAVHYFLTGETLYLRSFDATLLRCVDENEARRLMGEIHEGSYGPHMSGLMLTKKLMHLGYFWSTMEADCAKHVRTCHLCQVYADQIKVPPNELLPMAAP, from the coding sequence atgcagagactccGACAGTACACGCTCTATCATACAATCCGCTTGTTGTCAaaagcggatcccctgaagtatCTACTCGACAGCCCATCCTCTATGAGGAACATTGCAAAGTGGTGCCGTCAGCTGACGGAGTACAACATCGAGTACGTGCCTCGCACGTCAGTCAAGGGGCAGGCTATTACAGACCATTTGGCGGAATTTCCGATTGAGGACGACGCGCTGGTCAATCCCGATTTTCTGGACGAAGGGGTCCTCCAAGTggacgaggaggaggatggaATCGCGTGGAAAATGTACTTCGACGGCGTCGTAAATTCCACCGGCTCTGGTTTCAGCGCAGTACTGATATCTCAAAACGGGCGTTATTATCCAATTGCGGCGAAaattgatttcccctgcaccaacaacgtggCCAAATACAAGGCATGCATCCTCGCCCTGCAGGCAGCGATCGATTTCAAGGTAAAGGAGTTGGAGGTTTTCGGGGATTCGATGCTCCCAATCTTCCAGACACTAggacaatggaagacgaaagacgcgAAGCTGGTGCCataccacgagtacctcgaggaGTTGGCGGAGAACTTCAAGAAAATCTCGTTCACATATACGCCGCAAATCAAGAATCAGTTCGCAGACgcactcgcaacactcgcatcgatggtgagcatcacaaaagaaaatctcATCGAGCCACTCGAAATCGAGATTACCAAAGGTTCTGCTCATTGCGACGCAATCGAGGTGACCGATAAACGGCCATGGTACGAGGACATCAAGGAATGTTtgcgaaccggccaatactCGGCATTCGCCAATCGTCGGGACCGAAAAGCACTCCGGCGACTCGCAGTGCATTACTTCCTAACTGGAGAGACTCTCTATCTCCGTTCCTTCGACGCCACGCTACTCCGGTGTGTAGACGAAAATGAGGCACGACGCCTCATGGGAGAGATACACGAAGGGAGCTACGGACCCCACATGAGCGGGCTCATGCTCACCAAGAAACTCATGCACTTGGGTtacttctggtccaccatggaggccGATTGCGCCAAACACGTCAGAACCTGCCACTTATGCCAAGTCTATGCCGACCAGATCAAAGTGCCCCCTAACGAGCTACTCCCAATGGCAGCCCCATga
- the LOC116209128 gene encoding uncharacterized protein LOC116209128 gives MVYPFTIPLPLLPAPTAVPLPPTAFLTPDQAMSASPPVPMPVPTPIYTAPPLMIFSASTTFAPAHITESFPFPTPQPNINLRYQASPPLNIPFLKPGMLIQTALTTPLANFLPEEETEQERRLKRMEETIRALQGNETRPNASYDDCGLFLGMRLPLKVKIPEFKTYEGTTDPRHHLRHYRGKMLQYWDYEEFVIHSFQDSLTGSALDWFMSLKAEDIPAWANLSRKFIDQYQYCAEAPSILIELSMREMAQGQKFENYAAKWRAQAAKHIPPISEVQQIQLFHYTLRGVYYSHLLASTSSFFDFIEAGKKLDMGIKLSMMEGPVGKGEGEPSRRATAGAPYTEGRKGKEMAVNVINPGHPGAQPYSVNFTPPPPSAPGYVPPTGHYQPHYPAQPIYYSAPPVPLLLAASQPIFHYYTLAPPQTSQYRPSALRAPQLTQQVTPPQGQ, from the coding sequence ATGGTTTACCCGTTCACTATCCCCCTGCCGCTTCTACCGGCTCCTAcagccgtccctcttccaccaaCGGCATTCCTAACTCCGGACCAGGCCATGTCTGCGTCGCCACCTGTTCCCATGCCGGTCCCGACCCCAATCTATACTGCTCCTCCGCTGATGATATTCTCGGCGTCGACAACCTTTGCTCCTGCTCACATCACCGAATCCTTCCCTTTCCCAACCCCACAACCGAATATTAACCTCCGCTACCAAGCTTCACCGCCCCTGAACATCCCATTCCTCAAACCGGGTATGCTAATCCAGACAGCCCTCACAACTCCACTCGCCAATTTCCTTCCCGAAGAAGAAACCGAGCAGGAGCGTAGGTTGAAGAGAATGGAAGAAACGATACGAGCCCTGCAAGGGAATGAGACTCGCCCCAACGCTAGCTACGACGATTGTGGTCTCTTCCTAGGCATGCGACTACCGTTAAAGGTCAAGATTCCGGAGTTCAAGACTTACGAAGGCACAACCGACCCGCGGCACCACCTCCGTCATTACCGGGGGAAGATGCTGCAAtattgggattacgaggagttcgtcatccactcGTTCCAAGACAGCCTGacaggatcggccctcgattggttcatgtcgctaAAGGCCGAGGACATCCCCGCGTGGGCGAACCTTTCCCGAAAGTTCATTGATCAATACCAATACTGTGCGGAAGCGCCTTCGATCCTTATAGAGTTGAGCATGAGAGAAATGGCCCAAGGCCAAAAGTTCGAAAACTACGCAGCCAAATGGCGTGCCCAGGCGGCAAAAcacatccctccgatcagcgAGGTACAACAGATTCAATTATTCCACTACACCCTGCGAGGGGTGTACTACTCACATCTATTGGCCAGCACTTCCTCATTTTTCGActtcatcgaggccgggaagaagcttgacatgggtaTCAAGCTCAGCATGATGGAAGGCCCCGTCGGCAAGGGGGAAGGAGAACCTTCTAGAAGAGCAACCGCCGGAGCACCCTACACGGAAGGCAGGAAAGGCAAGGAAATGGCGGTCAATGTCATCAACCCGGGACACCCAGGGGCCCAGCCGTATTCAGTGAATTTCACGCCCCCGCCACCAAGTGCACCTGGATATGTGCCTCCTACGGGACACTACCAACCGCACTACCCCGCTCAGCCGATCTACTACTCGGCCCCACCAGTCCCACTTCTCCTTGCGGCCTCGCAACCCATCTTCCATTATTACACCCTCGCTCCACCTCAAACCTCGCAGTATAGACCTTCGGCTTTGAGAGCTCCTCAGCTGACACAACAGGTCACACCCCCACAGGGTCAATAA
- the LOC116208466 gene encoding G-type lectin S-receptor-like serine/threonine-protein kinase RKS1 translates to MDASTLTKLFSLHTLLLLLHQSHCKTLTAITPSLPMHDGDFLISENKNFVLGFFSPGNSQNRFIGTWYKVSNQTVFWVANRDRPINDTSGVLSINSQGDLVLHCGSNSSSPLWWSNMSRTISDNNFNTAQLQDTGNFILRQRLSNRVAWQSFDHPTDTLMPFLKLGLNRRTGLDRALISWRSKDDPRPGNFTLRIDQTGYPQQFLYSNGAPRWRGGPWTGQRWSGVPQMPNSSIFNDTYVNNQEEVSYLLGLRNPSIIARVVVDPMGFFKAQAYYGQWSDFWGAPNPSEQCDNYKFCGPNSNCNSSAQVICNCLPGFEPHSLGDWNLRKWSGGCIRSPGASTCRSGEGFVKMALVKVPDTSQAYVNMSLSLKECKQECLKNCSCTAYTSADERNGGKGCLQWYDDLLDIMTFSDIGQDLYIRVDAATLGTYELTAHSTEKKGSPGKWLIGLTVSAGMILVLLIILFIMKKRHRRARPSATPSAAHLENDEPGNMHQDLEYDRRTSDLPLFDLSTIATATNNFSFINKLGRGGFGSVYKGVLENGKEIAVKRLSKSSGQGIEEFKNEVTLIARLQHRNLVKILGCCIEEDEKMLIYEYLPNKSLDSFLFDDKKRLLLDWRKRFEIAGGIARGILYLHQDSRFRIIHRDLKTSNMLLDSSMNPKISDFGMARICGGDQIEGNTRRVVGTYGYMSPEYAMEGLFSIKSDVYSFGVVLLEIISGKRNSSFNLENPSCNLVGLVWELWKKGSSLDIVDPSMGNMYPDCEVLRCIQIGLLCVQECPMDRPTMSVVVHMLGTNVTLPSPKQPAFAFKRIQGRTDISSSGERPNSVNEMSLSIVEPR, encoded by the exons ATGGATGCATCCACACTAACAAAGCTCTTCTCCCTTCACACTTTGCTTCTGCTTCTCCACCAATCCCACTGCAAAACTTTAACCGCAATCACTCCGAGCCTTCCCATGCATGATGGCGACTTTTTGATCTCTGAGAACAAAAACTTCGTGCTTGGATTCTTCAGCCCCGGGAACTCTCAGAACCGCTTCATCGGGACTTG GTACAAGGTTAGTAACCAGACAGTTTTCTGGGTCGCTAACAGAGACAGACCAATCAATGATACCTCTGGGGTTCTCTCGATCAACTCCCAAGGAGACCTTGTTCTCCATTGTGGCAGCAATAGTAGCTCACCCCTTTGGTGGTCGAATATGTCGAGAACAATTTCAGACAATAACTTCAACACTGCTCAGCTTCAAGACACAGGCAACTTCATCCTGCGCCAAAGGCTCAGCAACCGTGTCGCGTGGCAGAGTTTTGATCATCCAACAGATACCCTGATGCCTTTCCTGAAACTTGGGCTGAACCGGAGAACTGGCCTGGATCGGGCCCTGATTTCCTGGCGGTCCAAGGATGACCCTAGACCGGGGAATTTCACTCTCAGGATTGACCAGACCGGTTACCCACAACAGTTCCTTTACAGTAATGGGGCTCCACGCTGGCGGGGAGGGCCGTGGACGGGCCAGCGCTGGAGCGGTGTGCCCCAAATGCCCAACAGCTCGATCTTCAATGACACCTATGTCAATAACCAGGAAGAGGTCTCATATCTCCTTGGTTTAAGAAACCCGTCGATCATAGCAAGGGTGGTGGTGGACCCCATGGGCTTTTTTAAGGCACAAGCCTACTATGGCCAGTGGAGCGACTTCTGGGGCGCCCCAAATCCCTCGGAGCAGTGCGACAATTACAAGTTCTGCGGGCCTAACAGCAATTGCAACTCCTCGGCCCAAGTCATATGCAATTGCCTCCCTGGCTTTGAGCCCCATTCACTGGGAGATTGGAACCTCAGAAAGTGGTCTGGTGGATGCATAAGGTCCCCTGGCGCCTCCACATGTCGGAGCGGGGAAGGATTTGTCAAGATGGCCCTTGTGAAGGTCCCGGACACTTCCCAAGCGTATGTTAACATGAGCCTGAGCCTCAAAGAATGCAAACAGGAGTGCCTAAAGAACTGTTCCTGTACGGCCTACACAAGCGCTGATGAAAGAAATGGGGGCAAGGGGTGCTTGCAATGGTACGACGATCTGCTGGATATAATGACGTTTTCTGATATTGGACAGGATTTATATATACGGGTTGATGCAGCCACTTTAGGTACTTATGAACTAACAG CTCATTCGACAGAGAAGAAAGGATCTCCTGGGAAGTGGTTAATAGGGCTAACCGTATCAGCTGGTATGATTCTGGTGCTGCTGATCATCTTGTTTATAATGAAGAAAAGGCACC GGAGAGCAAGGCCTTCTGCTACCCCAAGTGCTGCACATCTTGAGAATGATGAACCTGGGAATATGCATCAGGACCTCGAATATGACAGGAGAACCTCAGATTTGCCATTGTTTGATCTAAGCACCATAGCCACTGCcacaaataatttttctttcatcaataaGCTTGGCCGAGGTGGATTCGGTTCTGTCTATAAG ggAGTACTAGAAAATGGAAAGGAAATAGCGGTTAAGAGATTGTCGAAATCTTCGGGGCAAGGAATCGAAGAGTTTAAGAATGAGGTCACGTTGATTGCCAGGCTGCAGCACAGGAATCTTGTGAAGATACTAGGCTGCTGTATCGAAGAAGACGAGAAAATGTTGATTTATGAATACCTGCCAAATAAAAGTTTGGACTCATTTCTTTTCG ATGACAAGAAGAGGCTTTTGCTGGATTGGAGAAAACGTTTTGAGATTGCTGGTGGAATAGCTCGAGGGATCTTGTACTTACACCAAGACTCAAGGTTCCGGATCATCCATCGGGATCTGAAAACGAGCAACATGTTGCTTGATTCTTCAATGAACCCAAAAATCTCCGATTTTGGCATGGCTAGGATATGCGGAGGGGACCAGATCGAAGGAAATACTAGACGAGTTGTAGGGACATA CGGTTACATGTCACCAGAGTACGCGATGGAGGGGTTGTTTTCAATAAAATCTGATGTGTACAGTTTTGGAGTCGTGCTGTTGGAGATCATTTCTGGGAAAAGAAACAGCAGCTTTAATCTGGAGAATCCGTCTTGCAACCTAGTTGGCCTT GTTTGGGAGTTGTGGAAAAAGGGATCATCCTTGGACATTGTCGACCCATCAATGGGAAATATGTATCCTGATTGCGAGGTCCTGAGATGCATCCAAATCGGGTTGCTCTGCGTGCAAGAATGTCCCATGGATAGGCCGACCATGTCAGTAGTTGTTCACATGTTAGGAACCAATGTGACGCTTCCTTCCCCAAAGCAGCCGGCTTTCGCTTTCAAGAGGATTCAGGGAAGAACCGACATCTCTTCCTCTGGTGAAAGGCCGAACTCGGTAAACGAAATGTCCCTTTCTATTGTCGAACCCCGTTAA